AGTGTCACCGAGAAGTAGTACTTGCCGCTGGACACCCCCGCCGCGGCCTCGGTCGACGACACCCGGTGCAATTGCAGCTGGCCCGAATCGACCAGTGCGTCAGCCACTTCCGCCCCGGCGCGAACCTGCTGACCGTCCACGACGGTGCCGGTGTCCTCGTTGACCAGGGCCACCGGGATCTTGTTCACCTCGGCGAACGGATTCCAGAACGCCCACAGATACATGGCGCCGTACAGCAGCGGCATGAGGATGACCGTGACCAGCGCGATGCGGGGCAGCGCGCCCCGGGAGAAACGCTTCAGGTCGGTACCCAGAGACATTCCGGCAAGCATGGCTACTCACTCCCCACGGTCAGCTGGGCACGCACACCCGTGTCGGTGACACCGTTGACGGTTGCGGTGATGACGGTCTGCTGCTCACCGAGCGCGATGAGCCGCTTCAGCACGATGTCGCGGTTTCGGTCGTCGGTGAGGTGATCGAGGTTGGCGACCACCAGCAGCGGTGGTGTCGCCGTATTGGCCAGCGCGATGCGCAGCAGCGTCTGCTCGAGTTCGGACAGTTCGTCGAAGTACGCGGTGAGCGACGGCAGCGCCACCTCACCGAACACGGGTGCGCACACCTTGGCCAGGTCGTCCTGGTCGGCCGCGCCGATGAAGCGATACCAGGCTGCATCCCAGCGCTTCTGCTCGGTGATCAGATCGCGGACCGTCACCGATTCGGCGATCTTGTCCAGTTCGTCGATGCAGGCCAGCGCGGAGTGGGCGAAGATATCGCGGGCCCGGCTGTGGCCGAACACCGTGATCTGTCCTTCGACGGGTTTCATCCGGCCGGCGAGCGTCATCAGCAGGGCGGTGCGGCCGGTGCCGGTCGGATAGACCAGCACGCTCACCCCGCCGGCCTCCACGTCCAGATCGATGGGGCCGTACACCGGGCCCCAGGGCCCGGTCATTCTGATTCCGCGGGCCGTGACTGCCGGCTCTGGTTCTGCCACTGAATTATCTCAACACATCGGGCTGACCGGGCGTGGTTTTCTACGTGAGGGTCGTGAAACCTGGGCGATCACGGCCCTGGTGCAGAAAACGGCGCACCGGCGAGCCCTAGCCGAGGTGCAGATAGCCACCGAACATGCTGAGCAACTGCACACTGCGCCACCAGATCAACGCCAGGAACAACACCAGCAACCCCACCACCAACGCGGTCTGGACCAGGTTGCGTTGTGCGCGTGGCGGATACACCAGGCCGGCGGCCACCACACATCCGGTCACCAGCCCGCCCACGTGGCCCTGCCAGCTGATGGCGCCCGACCCGAACAACGGGCCGACGAAGGTGAACGCGAGGTTCAGCACGATGAGCCCGACGACCCACTTGACGTCGAGGCGCAGCTTGCGCGCCACCACGAACGTGGCGCCGAACAACCCGAACACCGCGCCCGAGGCACCGGCGGTCGCGGTGTTCAGCGGGGCGACCAGGAATACCAGCACCGACCCGCCGAGCGCGGACAACCCGTAGAGCGCCCCGAACCGAACTCGGCCCAGCAGCCGCTCCAGCGGTGGGCCGATGACGTACAGCGCCCACATGTTGAACAGGATGTGCGCGATGCCGTAGTGCAGGAACGCCGAGGTGACCAGGCGGTAGTACTGGCCGTCGGCGACCGCGGGTGGCCACAACGTCAGGTGGCTCTCCAGTTCGCGCGAGGTCATCTGCAGCACGAACATCAGGACGTTGATCGCGATCAGCGTGTAGGTGACGTACGGGGTCTCACCCGCCGGCCTGCCCCCGAAGTGGCCTTCGACCCGGCGCACGGTGGCCGCACCCGCCGTCACACAATCCGGGCACTGGTGCCCCACGGCGGCGTCGCGCATGCAGTCGCCGCAGATGAAGCGCTGGCAGCGGGTGCACTGTACGAACGCCGGCCGGCCGGGATGCCGGTAGCAGGTGGTCGCCTGCGGTGGCGGTGGCATCTGCGGCGGTGGGTAGGTCATGCCCTACATGATGGCCGATGGCGCGCGGCGCCTCGTCAGGACATAGAGCACCGCGGTGGCGACACCGGCCTCGATCAACGACACCGTCGTCGCGACTGTCATCAGTCCGCTCACCTGCTCGGGCGCCGCGGCACCGTGGTGATGGGTGGGCATCGACCAGTGCACGGCGATCATCGCGAGGTTCATCACCGCGACCACACACCAGGTCCGCACGCCGCAGCCGCGCCACAGTTCGTAGGCGCACATCAGGCAGGCGGCGGCCATGGCCACGATGAGCACCGCGACCACCGGGGTGCGGGCGTGGCCGATCATCGTGGCGTGCAGCGCGGCCGACCCGGCTGCGACCACAGCGCACGTCCGCCGTCCGAGAACGGCGGACGTGCTGCTGACGGTGGACATGTACTAACTCTCGCAGCAGTGCGACTTCGGCGCAGCGGGAACGTTCAACGCGGGGTTGCGGTCGAAGAACGACACCGGCTTGAGTTTGAAGCCCGCGTAGTCCACCGGCATCACCGGCCAGTCCTCCGGGCGCGGGAAGTGCGTCAGCCCGAAGGTGTGCCACACCACGATGTCCTGGCCGTCGATATCGCGGTCCTGGGCCACGTAGGCCGGCAACCCGGCATTGCCCGGGTTCTGGTTGACGAACCGGCCGGCCGGATACCGTTCGGCCGGGTCGTATTTCGTCACCCACAGGTGCTTGGTGGCGAACGCCGCGCGCTGGGCGATCGAGCTGGTCGGGTGGGCCAGCAGCGCCGGCTGACCTTCGGGATGCAGCGCGTAGCCGACGTGCTGGCCCAGCCGGTTGGTCTTCTCCGGGTTGGTGATGTGCCATACCCGCGCCTTGAGGTTGTCGGCGGTGCGCATGGCCTCCGACTCCCGGGTCAGCCGGGTGCGTTGCGGCCGGAAGGCGTTACCCCACGGGTTCTCCGGGCCCATCGGGACGGCCACGGCGTCGACCTCTTCGACGACGTTGCACTGGCCGTCCACCTCCATGTCCAGCCGGGCCGAGAACAGGTGCTGGTGGAACGGTGCGCCCAGCCCGGGCGCCATCTCGGTGGAGAACCCGTCGGGCCCGCGGTAGGCCGAGGCGAACACGATGCCGGTGGCCTTGGCCTCCAGCTGGATGGTGCCGTCCAGGTACAGGTACCAGTAGAACCCGTAGTCGTAGTTGCCGATGGTCAGGAAGAACGAGATGACGAGTCGTCTCGACCGCCGCACCTCGGCCATCCCGTTGAACATGTCGGTGTGCTTCCACAGCACGCCGTAGTCCTCCTCGTGCAGGCAGATCGCGTTCTTCATCACCTTCGGGTTACCGTCCTCGTCGGCGATGGTGACGTCGAAGTACGTGATCTCGCCCAGGCAATCGCAGCCCAGCTCAAGGGAATTGGTGTACCGGCCGAACAGGTACTCACCCTGGTCGAAGTAGTTCTGCCAGTACCGCACCGGCGACGGGTCGGCGTAGGGCACCACCATCTCGGCGATGGACGCGCGGTACACCACGGGCCGGCCCGCGATGGACAGCTGGTGCAGGGTCAGGCCCTCGCGGACGTCGAACCCGAACCGGAACTTCCAGTCCGCCCAGCTGATCTGGTTGCCGTCGACGGTGAAGCTGGCCCCCTCGGGCTGGATGATCTCGATGGGTTTGAGGTCCGTGCGCGGCGGCACCGCATGCGGTTCGGCGTCCCACTGGCCGCGCTCGGCGGGCAGCGGTAGTTCGATCTCGTCGATCACCTTGGTGACTCGGCGCTCGGTGAGGTCCACATAGGCCACCACCCCGTCAATGGGGTGCGCCCACGGCAGGTCGGCGGCGTCGTACTGATAGAAGGCCAGCACCCGGACGATGCGCTTGCCCACCTCGTCCTCATGTCCGAAGACGCCCGCCGACAACGGCACCGCGCGCACGTCGGCGTGGGTGAGCCCGCGCTTGTCCATCGCGGCCAGCCATTCCGGGCAGTCCAGCAGGAACGCCTCGATGTCCTCGAATTCCTGGTCCAGGATCGGCACGTGGCCGTCGACGGCGGCGTCGACGTGCTCCAGCGACACCACCTTCTGCTGGGTCACGGAGACGACCAGGTCACTACCCTGGCCGGTGGCGCGGTCGAGCAGTAGCACCCGGGCCTGCCGGTCGATCGGGTCGCCGGGGGCGTAGGCCTGCACGACCGACTTGTGCGGCTCCTCCAGTGCGACGAAGACGAAGCGCACCGAGTCCGACAGCAGGCCGTTCTCGTCGACGATGCGCCGGGCCGCGCGGATCTCCTCCGCGCTCAGCGGGTTGAGCGGGTGCTCGGAACTGCCGGTGGTGGTGGGGGTTTCGAGGAACGCGGTGCTCATCGTGCAATCTCCTTAACGGTTTCGATCTCTTGGTGGCCGGCGTGCGGCCGCAGCACTGCGACCGCGGCGCCGCCGAGGAAGGCGCCGGCGAGCAGCACCCCGATGACACCGGCCAGGGTGGCTGACCCACCGACGAGCAACGGCAGGTTGACGGCGGTCATCACCGAGAGCACGGCCAGGCCGAGGAAGCCCAGCCCGGGCGCGATCACGGTGTGCCACAACCGGGTGTCGAATCGGGTGCGGCGGAAGTAGACGACGACCGCCGCCGAGGTGAGGGTCATCAGCACGGCGATACCGACCGAGGCGGCGCCGACGAACCAGGTGAACACCTGGGTGACCGGGTCGAGGTTGGCCAGCACCGCCACCCCGATCAAGACCAGGGCTGAGACGGTCTGCACCACAGAGGCGATATGCGGGGAATCGTGGCGCAGGTGTGAGCGGCCGCAGCGTTCCGGCAGTGCGCGGGTGTTGCCGAGCGAGAAGATGTAGCGGGCCAGGACGTTGTGGAAGGACAGCAGTGCCGCGAAAAGGCTGGTGATGAGGAAGATCTGGACCAGGTCACCGGCCACCGAACCGAGGTAGCGGTTGGCGGTGTCGGTGAGCATGGTGGCCGGTGTGTCGGTGGCCGCGGCCACCGCACCGGTGTCGCCCCAGGCGCTGACCATGACCCAGCTCGACAGCGCGTAGAACCCGCCGATGAGCAGCAGCGCCACGTAGGTGGCCCGCGGGATGGTGCGGGCCGGGTCGCGGGCTTCGTCGCGGAAGACCGCGGTCGCCTCGAAACCGATGTAGCCGGCCAGGGCGAAGATCAGTGCGATACCCGGTGCGCCACTGAAGAAATTGCCCGGATGCAGTACGGCGGTCGACAGCCCTTCGGCGCCGCCCTTGGTGATGACCGCGGCGTTGATGACCAGGACGATGCCGACTTCGCAGATCAGCAGGACGCCGAGTACCTTGCCGGACAGTTCGATGTGCCGATAGCCGAGGGTGCCGACGACCGCGAGCATCGCCAGCGCGTACAGGTACCACGGCACCGCCGGACCGCCGTGGCTGGTGACCAGTTCGTTCAGCGCCGCCCCGACGTAGCCGTACACGCCGCCCTGTACCGCCGTGTAGGACAGCAGCGCCAGGAACGCCGCACCCAATCCGATGTGACGGCCGAAGCCGTGGGCGATGTAGGTGTAGAAAGCCCCGGCGCCGCGGATGTGGCGGGTCATCGCGGTGAAGCCGACGGCGAACAGCAGCAGCACCGCGGTGCAGACACCGTAGGAGGCCGGGAAGGCCGCGCCGTTGCCCGCGGCGATGCCGATCGGGAAGGTGCCCGCCACGACGGTCAGGGGGGCGGCCGCGGCGACGACCATGAAGACGATGGCGGTGGGGCCGAGTTTGCCGGCCAATCGGTGAGCCTGGCCACCGGCCGCGGGGCCGGCGTCCAGGACTGCGTCAGTTGTCATGGGTCTACCTTCGACGGAATTGAATGTGAATTGGTTGCCGTGCGGTAAGGCTTCGGTGAGTTCAAATGAGAATGGCTCGATGTGGCAATTCCCATTTGACGGGTGAAATTCAGAGAGCGATATTGACGGCCTTCGTCTGGGTGTATTCGGCGATGGCGCCCTCACCCAGTTCGCGGCCCCAGCCGGATTGTTTGTAGCCACCGAACGGCAGCGCGCTGTCGAACGCGTTATGGCAGTTGACCCAGACCGTGCCGGCCTTGATCTGGGCGGCCACCTCGTGAGCGGTGGACACATCGCGGGTCCACACACTGGCCGCCAGCCCGTACGGGGTGTCATTCGCGGCGGCGCGGACCCCACGTTCCCGGTTGAACGGCACCGCGACCGCCACCGGCCCGAAGATCTCCTCGCGGTAGACGCTGAAGTCGTCGCGCACGTCGACCAGCAGCGTCGGCTGCACGTAGAAACCGGTGTCGCCGTGCCGGCCGCCGCCCGCCAGCGCGCGGGCGCCCTGCTCGATGCCGGCGTCGAGGTATCCGGTCACCTTGGTGAGCTGTTCCCGCGACACCAGCGGGCCGATGTCGTTGGTGGGATCCAGACCGGGGCCGATGCGCAGGCCCGCCGCATGCTCGGCGACACCGGCGGTGAACTCGTCGAAGATGGTGTCCTCGACCAGCAGGCGGGTGCCCGCGGTGCAGGTCTGGCCGTGGTTGAACAGGAATCCGCCGGCCACGCCCGGGATGGCGGCGGCCAGGTCGGCGTCGGCGAACACCACCTGCGGACTCTTGCCGCCGAGTTCCAGGGAGACCTTCTTGAGGTTGCCCGCGGCGGCGTTGACGATCTTCTTCCCGACCTCGGTGGAGCCGGTGAAGGCGACCTTGTCGACGTCCGGATGCGCCGACAGCGCGGCGCCGATATCGCCGAAGCCGGTGAGCAGGTTGAACACACCGTCGGGCACACCGGCCTCGGCGATCACCTCGGCCAGCAGCACCGCGGTCAGCGGGGTCTGCTCGGCCGGCTTGAGGATGACGGTGTTGCCGCAGGCCAGCGCGGGCGCGACCTTGAACGCCGCCATCACCAGCGGGAAGTTCCACGGGATGATCTGGGCGCAGACCCCGATCGGTTCGCGCAGCGTGAAGGCGTGGAAGCGGCTGCCGGGCGCCCACGGCACCGACACCGGCACGGTGCGGCCCTCGATCTTGGTGGCCCAGCCGGCGTAGTAGTAGAAGATCTCCGCGGCCCAGGTGACGTCGACGGCCTTGGCGACGGCCACCGACTTGCCGTTGTCGATGCTCTCCAGCTCGGCGAACTGGTCGGCGCGGGCGGTGATGCCCTCGGCGATCCGCCAGATCATCCGCTGCCGCTGCGCCGGGGTCATCGCCGGCCAGGGGCCTTCCTCGAAGGCGCGCCGGGCGGCGGCGACCGCGCGTTCGACGTCCTCGACGCCGCTGTGCGGGACGGTGGTGATCACCTGCTCGGTGGCCGGGTCGACGGTGTCGAACCGCCGTCCCGAGAGCGCGTCGGCCCATCGGCCGTCGATGTACATCTGCCGGGGCGCCGACACGAAGGCGAGGGTCCGCGGGTCCAGATCCGGGCTGAGCATGGTTGTCATGTAGGTCATAATTACGCCCTGATGTGGTCTGCGTCACCACTAATTCCTAATGGGTTTTTCGCACTTTTGCATTCTCATTTGGAACGTCGTTGCCATTCTCATTCGGACGTCGGGAATTCGCAGCGTACGGATGCGGCGGTGGACAAGTGACGCACGAGGCCGGTTCGATTCTCATTTGAAGTTTTCGAAGATTTACCTGACAGCGCTGTGCTGGGGTGGGTGATCGGCTACGTTGCCGAAGTGAGTGGCAGACGGGCGATGCGGAGCAGCTCACCGGTGTCCGGGTTGCGACGGGCACAGCTGTCGTTCGCCCAGGTGCTGGGGCAGTCGGTGTCGGCGGTGGCACCCTCGGCGGTGATGGTGACCCTGCCCGCCCTGGTCATTCCCGCGGCCGGGCACGCGACGCTGCCGGTGTTCGTGGCCACCGCGCTGTTGATGGCCGCCGTGGGCTACTGCGTCGCCCAGTTCACCACCCGGATGGTCGCGGTCAGCGGGCTGTACAGCTACACGGTCAAAGGACTGGGTCCGGTGCCCGGTATCGCGGCCGGCTGGTCGGTGGTCATCGGCTACGCGGCGGCGGCGATGGCCAGCACCCTGGGCGCGGCAAGCTATCTCACCGCACTGCTGGGCCGTCTGGGAGTGCCCGACGGGCGGCCGGTGATCGCGGTGCTGGCGGTGCTCGTCGGCGTCGTCGCCTGGGCGTTGATGGTCCGCGGTATCCGGCTGTCGGCCCGCATCTCTTTGTCGATCGAGATCTTCGCCATCGCGGTGGCCGCCGCGGTGCTGGTGATCGCGTTCACCCGATCGGTCGCCGGTGGCCACGACCCGCCCAAAGTGGATGTTCCCGAGAGTCATTCGGCGTTGGGTTTCGCCCTACTGCTGGCCATCACGTCGTACGTGGGATTCGAGAGCGCGGGCACCGTGGCCCGCGAGGCGCAGCGTCCGTTCATCACGGTGACCCGGGCGATCCGGTGGTCACCGCTGGCGCTCGGCGTGCTGTACACCTTCGCCGCGGCCATGCAATCCACCGGAACCATCAGGGCCGGAATCGGTTCCGTGCCCATCGTGCTCTCGTTGCCCGACAACGCGGCACTGTCGGTCGTGATGGAGCTGGGGATCACCGCATCGTGGTTCGCCTGTGTCATCGGATCCACCACCGCGCTGTCCCGGACGCTGTTCGCGATGGGCCGCGAGGGCGTGCTCCCGGCACGGGTCGGGCGGGCACATCCGGTGTACCGCACCCCGCATGTGGCGCTGAGCGCGGTGATGCCGGTCATCGTGGCGGTGCCGGTCGGCTATCTGTTCCTCGCCGGATCCAGTCGCGAGGTGCTGGTCGGGCTGCTCGCGGTGTCCGCGCACGGCTATATCGGGGCGTATCTGCTGGTGTGCCTGGCCGCCCCGGCGTTCCTGCGTCGGATCGGCGAACTGACAAGCGGCCCGTTGGTGATCGGGATCGCCGCGGCCGCGGCGATGATCGCCATCATCTGCTGGGCCGCGCTGACGGTCGCCTCCCCGGTCTGGATCGCCACCGCGGTCTACGCCACGCTGCTGGCCGCGGGTTTCGCCGCGTTCGGGTTGCGCCGCCGCAGGGTGCCCGACCTGGCCGAGCGGGTCGGGGTGTTCGACGAGACGGTGGCCGGTGACGTGTTCGCCGACTACAACCCGTGGGAGGTGCGCCGGTGAGCCCCGGCGGGCTGGAGCGAAGCGACCGGGGAATCGGGCGCGCTGACGGCGCCCTGTCGGGTCGCCAACCCAAGGCGGTACAGAGTGCGTTGCTGGTGCTCGAGGCGGTCGCGCTGGCGGGGACGGGAGTCACCGCCAAGGAGATCGCGGACCGTCTCGGGATGCCGTCGGCCACCACCTACCGGCTGTTGAATCTGCTTGTCGCCGACGGCTATATCGTGCGACTGCCGGATCTGTCCGGATTCTCGCTGGGTCCGCGGATGGGGGTGCTGATCGATGCGGCGGTGTCACCGACGGTGTGCACCGCGGCCCGGGAGGTGTTGGCCGAGCTGCGGCTGTCGGTGCGCTTCGGCGTGCATCTGTTCTATTTCACCAACACCTCGGTGCGGTTGGCCGACTCCGATGACGAATACCCGCCACCGGTCGACGAATCGGTGCTCAATCACCACCTGCACGCCTGCGCTGTCGGCAAGCTGCTGCTGGCCGAGAAGCGCGATATCGACACCCTGCTCACGTTCCCGCTGCACAGCCTGACCGGCCGCACCCTCACCTCCAGATCGGTTCTGGTCCAACAGCTCCACGAGATCCGCGACCAGGAGCTGGCCACCCAGGTAGGCGAACTCACCGAGGACTCCGCCTGTGTCGCGGTGCCGGTGCGCTCGGCCACCGGGGCCTTGGTGGCCGCGGTCGCGATGTCGGCACGCGCCGACCAGGAGCAGCTGTTGATCCGCCAGGTCCCCGTGTTGCGGGAGTGCGCGGCGCGCCTGAGCCCCCTCCTCGCCTGACTGGTTTCGCCCAATTGATCAAACGGGCGCGAAAGTGCGAGTAGCCCGCGCCATTTCGTCGAACTCGGTGCTCACAGTCCGAGGATCTGCACGCTCTCCTCGCGCATCTGCACCTTGCGGATCTTCCCGGTGACGGTCATCGGGAACTCCTCGACCAGGTGCACGTAGCGCGGAATCTTGTAGTGCGCCAACCGGCCTTCGGCGAAGGCCCGGATCGCCTGGACGTCCAACGGGTCCGCGCCCGGCTTCATCTTGATCCAGACGCAGATCTCCTCGCCGTACTTCGCATCGGGGACACCGATCACCTGGGCATCCTCGATGCCGGGGTGGGTGTAGAGGAATTCCTCGACCTCGCGCGGGTACACGTTCTCCCCGCCGCGGATCACCATGTCCTTGATCCGGCCGACGACGGTGCAGTAGCCGTCCTCCCGCATGACGGCCAGATCCCCGGTGTGCATCCAGCCGTCCTCGTCGATCGCCTCGGCGGTCTTCTCCGGGTTCTCCCAATACCCGAGCATCACCGAATACCCCCTGGTACAGAACTCCCCGGGCTGACCTCGTTCGACGATCTCCCCGGTCTCCGGGTCGACGATCTTGACCTCGACGTGCGGATGCGCGCGGCCGATGGTCGCGGTACGGCGGTCCAGGTCGTCGTCGTGCAACGTCTGACACGACACCGGGGAGGTCTCTGTCATGCCGTAGGCGATGGCCACCTCGGCCATGTTCATCTCGTTGATGCAGCGCTTCATCACCTCGATCGGGCAGACCGCGCCGGCCATGACGCCGGTCCGCAGGCTCGACAGATCGGCCTCCGGGAACGACGGATGGTTCTGCATGGCGATGAACATCGTCGGCACCCCGTACACCCCGGTGCAGCGTTCCTGCTCAATGACTTTCAAGGTCAGGCCAGGATCAAACCCGGGCGCCGGGATCACCATCGTCACGCCGTGGGTGGTGCAACCCAGGTTGCCCATCACCATGCCGAAGCAGTGATAGAACGGCACCGGGATACACAGCCGGTCCCCCGGCCGCAGATTGATGCCCTCGGTGACGAAGAACCCGTTGTTCAGGATGTTGCGGTGCGACAGGGTCGCCCCTTTCGGGAAACCCGTAGTGCCCGAGGTGTACTGGATGTTGATCGGGTCGGTGTTGTTCAGCGTCTTCTGCCGCGCTGTTAGTTCCTCGGGTGCCACCGCGCTCGCGCGCAACGCGTCCCAGTCAGCCGTGCCCAGGAAGATCACCTCGGTCAGCGTGGGCGCTTCCGGGCGCACGGCGTCCACCATCGCAACGTAGTCCGAGCTCTTGAACTCGGTGGCCGAGATGAGCATTCGCACACCCGACTGGTTGAGCACATACCCCAGTTCGTGGGTGCGGTAGGCCGGGTTGATGTTGACCAGGATCGCGCCGATCTTGGCGGTCGCGTACTGCACGATGGTCCACTCAGACCGATTCGGCGACCACATGCCCACCCGGTCGCCCTTGGCGATCCCTCGGCCCAGGAGTCCCCTTGCTACCAGATCGATTTCGTCGTTGAGTTCGCGGTAGGTCCACCGGGTTCCCTGCGCGGCGTCGACCAACGCCTCGATATCGGGATGGGCTGCCGCGGTGCGCTCGAAGTTCGCGCCGATGGTCTCCTCGAGAATCGGGAGGGTCGTCGGCCCGGCGTCGTAACTCTGCATATCCATTTCCCGTCGCTTCGCTCGCCCCATTACTGCACCAGATCCTCGTAGCGGTGCTCGGTCGGAATCGGCGACCCCGACTCGTGCGCTTCGTCTTCGCGCCGCCGCAGTTCGACGCGCCGGATCTTGCCGGAAATGGTCTTGGGCAGTTCGAAGAACTCGACCCGGCGCACCTTCAGATACGGCGCCAGATGGTCGCGGGCGTACTCCATGATCGCGCGTGCGGTGTCGGCGTCGGCCGACCACCCTTCGGCCAGTGCCACATAGGCTTTCGGGATGGCCAGCCGGGTGTCATGCGGTTGGGGGACGACGGCGGCTTCCACGACGGCGGGGTGCTCGATGAGCACGCTCTCCAACTCGAACGGCGAGACCTTGTAATCGCTGGACTTGAACACGTCGTCGGTGCGCCCGATATAGGTGATGTATCCGTCCGCGT
Above is a window of Mycolicibacterium fluoranthenivorans DNA encoding:
- a CDS encoding aldehyde dehydrogenase family protein, with amino-acid sequence MTTMLSPDLDPRTLAFVSAPRQMYIDGRWADALSGRRFDTVDPATEQVITTVPHSGVEDVERAVAAARRAFEEGPWPAMTPAQRQRMIWRIAEGITARADQFAELESIDNGKSVAVAKAVDVTWAAEIFYYYAGWATKIEGRTVPVSVPWAPGSRFHAFTLREPIGVCAQIIPWNFPLVMAAFKVAPALACGNTVILKPAEQTPLTAVLLAEVIAEAGVPDGVFNLLTGFGDIGAALSAHPDVDKVAFTGSTEVGKKIVNAAAGNLKKVSLELGGKSPQVVFADADLAAAIPGVAGGFLFNHGQTCTAGTRLLVEDTIFDEFTAGVAEHAAGLRIGPGLDPTNDIGPLVSREQLTKVTGYLDAGIEQGARALAGGGRHGDTGFYVQPTLLVDVRDDFSVYREEIFGPVAVAVPFNRERGVRAAANDTPYGLAASVWTRDVSTAHEVAAQIKAGTVWVNCHNAFDSALPFGGYKQSGWGRELGEGAIAEYTQTKAVNIAL
- a CDS encoding rhomboid family intramembrane serine protease encodes the protein MTYPPPQMPPPPQATTCYRHPGRPAFVQCTRCQRFICGDCMRDAAVGHQCPDCVTAGAATVRRVEGHFGGRPAGETPYVTYTLIAINVLMFVLQMTSRELESHLTLWPPAVADGQYYRLVTSAFLHYGIAHILFNMWALYVIGPPLERLLGRVRFGALYGLSALGGSVLVFLVAPLNTATAGASGAVFGLFGATFVVARKLRLDVKWVVGLIVLNLAFTFVGPLFGSGAISWQGHVGGLVTGCVVAAGLVYPPRAQRNLVQTALVVGLLVLFLALIWWRSVQLLSMFGGYLHLG
- a CDS encoding APC family permease, whose product is MTTDAVLDAGPAAGGQAHRLAGKLGPTAIVFMVVAAAAPLTVVAGTFPIGIAAGNGAAFPASYGVCTAVLLLFAVGFTAMTRHIRGAGAFYTYIAHGFGRHIGLGAAFLALLSYTAVQGGVYGYVGAALNELVTSHGGPAVPWYLYALAMLAVVGTLGYRHIELSGKVLGVLLICEVGIVLVINAAVITKGGAEGLSTAVLHPGNFFSGAPGIALIFALAGYIGFEATAVFRDEARDPARTIPRATYVALLLIGGFYALSSWVMVSAWGDTGAVAAATDTPATMLTDTANRYLGSVAGDLVQIFLITSLFAALLSFHNVLARYIFSLGNTRALPERCGRSHLRHDSPHIASVVQTVSALVLIGVAVLANLDPVTQVFTWFVGAASVGIAVLMTLTSAAVVVYFRRTRFDTRLWHTVIAPGLGFLGLAVLSVMTAVNLPLLVGGSATLAGVIGVLLAGAFLGGAAVAVLRPHAGHQEIETVKEIAR
- a CDS encoding ATP-binding cassette domain-containing protein → MTGPWGPVYGPIDLDVEAGGVSVLVYPTGTGRTALLMTLAGRMKPVEGQITVFGHSRARDIFAHSALACIDELDKIAESVTVRDLITEQKRWDAAWYRFIGAADQDDLAKVCAPVFGEVALPSLTAYFDELSELEQTLLRIALANTATPPLLVVANLDHLTDDRNRDIVLKRLIALGEQQTVITATVNGVTDTGVRAQLTVGSE
- a CDS encoding primary-amine oxidase; its protein translation is MSTAFLETPTTTGSSEHPLNPLSAEEIRAARRIVDENGLLSDSVRFVFVALEEPHKSVVQAYAPGDPIDRQARVLLLDRATGQGSDLVVSVTQQKVVSLEHVDAAVDGHVPILDQEFEDIEAFLLDCPEWLAAMDKRGLTHADVRAVPLSAGVFGHEDEVGKRIVRVLAFYQYDAADLPWAHPIDGVVAYVDLTERRVTKVIDEIELPLPAERGQWDAEPHAVPPRTDLKPIEIIQPEGASFTVDGNQISWADWKFRFGFDVREGLTLHQLSIAGRPVVYRASIAEMVVPYADPSPVRYWQNYFDQGEYLFGRYTNSLELGCDCLGEITYFDVTIADEDGNPKVMKNAICLHEEDYGVLWKHTDMFNGMAEVRRSRRLVISFFLTIGNYDYGFYWYLYLDGTIQLEAKATGIVFASAYRGPDGFSTEMAPGLGAPFHQHLFSARLDMEVDGQCNVVEEVDAVAVPMGPENPWGNAFRPQRTRLTRESEAMRTADNLKARVWHITNPEKTNRLGQHVGYALHPEGQPALLAHPTSSIAQRAAFATKHLWVTKYDPAERYPAGRFVNQNPGNAGLPAYVAQDRDIDGQDIVVWHTFGLTHFPRPEDWPVMPVDYAGFKLKPVSFFDRNPALNVPAAPKSHCCES
- a CDS encoding AMP-binding protein; this translates as MQSYDAGPTTLPILEETIGANFERTAAAHPDIEALVDAAQGTRWTYRELNDEIDLVARGLLGRGIAKGDRVGMWSPNRSEWTIVQYATAKIGAILVNINPAYRTHELGYVLNQSGVRMLISATEFKSSDYVAMVDAVRPEAPTLTEVIFLGTADWDALRASAVAPEELTARQKTLNNTDPINIQYTSGTTGFPKGATLSHRNILNNGFFVTEGINLRPGDRLCIPVPFYHCFGMVMGNLGCTTHGVTMVIPAPGFDPGLTLKVIEQERCTGVYGVPTMFIAMQNHPSFPEADLSSLRTGVMAGAVCPIEVMKRCINEMNMAEVAIAYGMTETSPVSCQTLHDDDLDRRTATIGRAHPHVEVKIVDPETGEIVERGQPGEFCTRGYSVMLGYWENPEKTAEAIDEDGWMHTGDLAVMREDGYCTVVGRIKDMVIRGGENVYPREVEEFLYTHPGIEDAQVIGVPDAKYGEEICVWIKMKPGADPLDVQAIRAFAEGRLAHYKIPRYVHLVEEFPMTVTGKIRKVQMREESVQILGL
- a CDS encoding APC family permease, whose protein sequence is MSGRRAMRSSSPVSGLRRAQLSFAQVLGQSVSAVAPSAVMVTLPALVIPAAGHATLPVFVATALLMAAVGYCVAQFTTRMVAVSGLYSYTVKGLGPVPGIAAGWSVVIGYAAAAMASTLGAASYLTALLGRLGVPDGRPVIAVLAVLVGVVAWALMVRGIRLSARISLSIEIFAIAVAAAVLVIAFTRSVAGGHDPPKVDVPESHSALGFALLLAITSYVGFESAGTVAREAQRPFITVTRAIRWSPLALGVLYTFAAAMQSTGTIRAGIGSVPIVLSLPDNAALSVVMELGITASWFACVIGSTTALSRTLFAMGREGVLPARVGRAHPVYRTPHVALSAVMPVIVAVPVGYLFLAGSSREVLVGLLAVSAHGYIGAYLLVCLAAPAFLRRIGELTSGPLVIGIAAAAAMIAIICWAALTVASPVWIATAVYATLLAAGFAAFGLRRRRVPDLAERVGVFDETVAGDVFADYNPWEVRR
- a CDS encoding IclR family transcriptional regulator, producing MGRADGALSGRQPKAVQSALLVLEAVALAGTGVTAKEIADRLGMPSATTYRLLNLLVADGYIVRLPDLSGFSLGPRMGVLIDAAVSPTVCTAAREVLAELRLSVRFGVHLFYFTNTSVRLADSDDEYPPPVDESVLNHHLHACAVGKLLLAEKRDIDTLLTFPLHSLTGRTLTSRSVLVQQLHEIRDQELATQVGELTEDSACVAVPVRSATGALVAAVAMSARADQEQLLIRQVPVLRECAARLSPLLA